One stretch of Croceibacterium atlanticum DNA includes these proteins:
- a CDS encoding IclR family transcriptional regulator produces MTDSVPGNGQHSPPPAGSAPSSQVKSATRTLDIIEYVVAHDRPLVAQEIAVALGIPVSSLSYLLSTLVERHYLTREGRRYSAGPGLERLQAKSGGFSLSERAAPLVRTLRVQLNETTSFFVRSEWDVEATVTETSEQSLRYSIDIGKRIPMHVMASGKALLAAMTDEELDRYFEESERQRFTSSTVTGEKQLRQQLAKIRKEGFAMTDEERSLGICGIGRVVTIGGEPVGALSVAVPKVRFNEQLCDRVKDLLERTSSLLEAG; encoded by the coding sequence ATGACCGACAGCGTGCCGGGCAACGGACAGCACAGCCCGCCACCGGCGGGCTCTGCACCGTCGAGCCAGGTCAAATCGGCCACGCGCACGCTCGACATAATCGAATATGTCGTCGCTCATGACCGGCCATTGGTGGCGCAGGAGATCGCGGTGGCGCTGGGCATTCCGGTGTCCAGCCTGTCCTATCTCCTGTCCACCCTGGTCGAACGGCATTATCTGACGCGCGAGGGGCGGCGTTATTCCGCGGGGCCGGGCCTGGAAAGGCTGCAGGCCAAGAGCGGGGGGTTCAGCCTGTCCGAACGTGCCGCGCCGCTGGTCCGTACATTGCGCGTGCAGCTCAACGAAACGACCAGCTTCTTCGTGCGTAGCGAATGGGACGTGGAAGCCACGGTGACCGAAACCAGCGAACAATCGCTGCGTTATTCGATAGATATCGGCAAACGGATACCGATGCATGTAATGGCATCGGGCAAGGCCTTGCTGGCGGCCATGACGGACGAGGAACTGGACCGCTATTTTGAAGAGAGCGAGCGGCAGCGCTTCACCTCTTCCACCGTGACCGGCGAGAAGCAATTGCGCCAGCAATTGGCGAAGATCCGCAAGGAAGGCTTCGCCATGACGGACGAGGAACGCAGCCTGGGCATTTGCGGCATCGGCCGCGTGGTCACTATTGGCGGGGAGCCGGTGGGCGCCTTGTCCGTGGCAGTGCCGAAAGTCCGGTTCAACGAGCAGCTTTGCGACCGGGTGAAGGATCTGCTGGAACGCACCAGCAGCCTGCTGGAGGCGGGCTGA
- a CDS encoding cobalamin-independent methionine synthase II family protein gives MLIKTTHVGSLPRGPELVPLLLARDKGEPYDVAEFDAKVQAAIDEAVAKQVEAGVSVVSDGELGKVGYSTYIIERLSGFGGHTPRKPALDLAQVPELTEKLSGIMGKQEFTRASAIDKVELVNLEPCHEDIRRFRKALENHGKGAEGFLNSASPGLITAFQPNQYYPSHEAYLADLATAMRPEYEAIVEAGFKVQLDCPDLAMSRHTGYQDMDEAEFLRTIQQNVEALNEATKNIAPEMMRMHVCWGNYEGPHDFDIPVEKIMDVILSARPATILFEGANPRHEHEWAVWKETNIPEEKILAPGFIDSCSNYIETPELIAQRIERFADFVGKDRVMASSDCGFGTFAGYGKIDPSVAWKKLANLRKGADIADERIN, from the coding sequence ATCTTGATCAAGACCACCCATGTGGGCAGCCTGCCGCGCGGCCCGGAACTCGTTCCGCTGCTTCTCGCCCGCGACAAGGGCGAGCCCTATGACGTTGCCGAATTCGACGCCAAGGTGCAGGCCGCCATTGACGAGGCCGTTGCCAAACAGGTCGAAGCCGGGGTGAGCGTGGTGAGCGACGGCGAGCTCGGCAAGGTTGGCTATTCGACCTACATCATCGAACGCCTTTCCGGCTTTGGCGGCCACACGCCGCGCAAGCCCGCGCTGGACCTGGCGCAGGTCCCTGAACTGACCGAGAAACTCTCGGGCATCATGGGCAAGCAGGAATTCACCCGCGCCAGCGCCATCGACAAGGTCGAACTGGTCAATCTGGAACCCTGCCACGAGGATATCCGCCGCTTCAGGAAGGCGCTGGAAAACCACGGCAAGGGCGCGGAAGGTTTCCTCAATTCCGCCAGCCCGGGCCTGATCACGGCCTTCCAGCCGAACCAGTATTATCCCAGCCACGAAGCCTATCTGGCCGATCTGGCCACGGCCATGCGCCCGGAATACGAAGCCATTGTGGAAGCCGGCTTCAAGGTGCAGCTGGACTGCCCCGACCTGGCGATGAGCCGCCATACCGGCTATCAGGACATGGACGAGGCGGAATTCCTCCGGACCATCCAGCAGAACGTGGAAGCGCTGAACGAGGCGACGAAGAACATCGCCCCGGAAATGATGCGCATGCATGTGTGCTGGGGCAATTACGAAGGCCCGCATGATTTCGACATTCCGGTCGAAAAGATCATGGATGTCATCCTGTCCGCACGCCCGGCAACGATCCTGTTCGAAGGCGCCAATCCGCGCCACGAACATGAATGGGCCGTGTGGAAGGAAACCAACATTCCGGAAGAGAAGATCCTCGCCCCCGGCTTCATCGATTCCTGTTCCAACTATATCGAAACGCCGGAACTGATCGCCCAGCGGATCGAGCGTTTTGCCGATTTCGTCGGCAAGGACAGGGTGATGGCCAGCAGCGATTGCGGCTTCGGCACCTTCGCGGGCTATGGCAAGATCGATCCGTCCGTGGCGTGGAAGAAGCTGGCGAATCTGCGCAAGGGCGCAGACATCGCTGACGAGCGGATCAACTGA
- a CDS encoding nuclear transport factor 2 family protein, producing the protein MSTLRDPADYARYAEAFNARDYDAVFAFYTDTPRMAFFGIEITTRQQLRDFYGFLHQFVKETISVERIAVSDNLCALEGVIRIEGTDDLTREMLDQNGMEQFFPIKRGDAQEMRQYIHYHLKDGKIESVGCALV; encoded by the coding sequence ATGTCGACCCTGCGCGATCCCGCCGATTATGCCCGCTATGCGGAAGCCTTCAATGCCCGCGATTACGATGCCGTGTTCGCTTTCTATACCGATACGCCGCGCATGGCCTTTTTCGGGATAGAGATCACCACCCGCCAGCAGCTGCGCGATTTTTACGGTTTCCTGCACCAGTTCGTGAAAGAAACCATCAGTGTCGAACGGATCGCCGTAAGTGACAATCTATGCGCACTGGAAGGCGTGATTCGTATCGAGGGGACTGATGACCTGACGCGCGAAATGCTGGACCAAAACGGGATGGAGCAATTCTTTCCCATAAAAAGGGGTGACGCGCAGGAAATGCGGCAATACATTCATTATCACCTGAAAGACGGCAAGATCGAAAGTGTAGGCTGCGCCCTCGTCTGA
- a CDS encoding GMC family oxidoreductase — translation MAQEDYGASYDYIVVGAGSTGCVVASRLSEDPKNRVLVLEAGGRDEHLYLKMPLAFLKAMPDPRFNWTYMTEPEPHLGGRQLPLPRGKVMGGSGSINGMFAMRGHPADYDQWAQMGARGWSFADVLPYFRKSESSWRGDSDYHGTDGPIKIRPIDSPHLLHEPMMQTAEAAGFSTTDDLAGAHPEGFARGEQTVDARGRRVSGATAYLKPAMGRQNLDVRSGVLVHRLAFDGKRCIGVEIEGPDGPQIVRAAREVIVSGGAYNSPHLLMLSGIGPAEHLKSRGVEVLHNSPGVGRNLQEHPCAMLEFNAARPVTFLKHLRWDKIAMNSIRWALTGKGLMATQVNSCNVVIRTADHLDRPDLQIMVNPIRFDAQPWFPGIKAEQDHVFWAGVVQLHPESRGWVELKSSDPRETASVTLNILSEEADREQMRRAFRTTRKIYNTAPMADLIESERTPGAQVESDEELDAFIQATCYVAQHPTSTCAMGMGEHSVVDNELRVIGVEGLRVADCSIMPTVPGGNTNLPAFMVGEKAADLIMGRSLPRAELPSRDRATAKGEAA, via the coding sequence ATGGCGCAAGAGGATTACGGGGCAAGCTACGATTACATTGTTGTCGGCGCGGGCAGCACCGGCTGCGTCGTTGCTTCCCGGTTGAGCGAGGATCCGAAGAACCGGGTGCTGGTGCTGGAAGCCGGTGGGCGCGATGAACATCTCTATCTCAAGATGCCGCTGGCCTTCCTCAAGGCCATGCCGGACCCGCGTTTCAACTGGACTTACATGACGGAACCGGAACCGCATCTGGGCGGGCGGCAATTGCCGCTGCCGCGCGGGAAGGTGATGGGCGGATCCGGTTCGATCAATGGCATGTTCGCCATGCGCGGCCACCCGGCCGATTACGATCAATGGGCGCAGATGGGTGCGCGCGGCTGGTCCTTCGCCGATGTGCTGCCCTATTTCCGCAAGTCGGAAAGCAGCTGGCGCGGGGACAGCGATTATCACGGCACGGACGGGCCGATCAAAATCCGCCCCATTGATTCGCCGCATCTGCTGCATGAACCGATGATGCAGACGGCGGAAGCGGCCGGCTTTTCCACCACGGACGATCTGGCCGGTGCCCATCCGGAAGGCTTCGCTCGGGGGGAACAGACAGTCGATGCGCGCGGCCGCCGGGTCAGCGGGGCCACGGCATATCTGAAACCGGCCATGGGGCGGCAGAACCTGGATGTCCGTTCGGGCGTGCTGGTCCACCGCCTGGCCTTTGACGGGAAACGCTGCATCGGTGTGGAGATCGAAGGGCCGGATGGCCCGCAGATCGTGCGCGCCGCGCGCGAAGTGATCGTGTCCGGCGGGGCCTATAATTCGCCGCATTTGCTGATGCTTTCGGGCATCGGCCCGGCGGAACATCTGAAATCCCGCGGGGTCGAAGTGCTGCATAACAGCCCCGGCGTGGGCCGCAATCTGCAGGAACACCCATGCGCCATGCTGGAATTCAACGCCGCAAGGCCGGTGACATTCCTCAAGCATCTGCGGTGGGACAAGATCGCGATGAATTCGATCCGCTGGGCGCTGACCGGCAAGGGATTGATGGCGACGCAGGTGAACAGCTGCAATGTGGTGATCCGCACGGCCGACCATCTCGACCGGCCCGATCTGCAGATCATGGTCAATCCCATCCGTTTCGACGCGCAGCCCTGGTTCCCCGGTATCAAGGCGGAGCAGGATCACGTGTTCTGGGCGGGCGTGGTGCAATTGCACCCCGAAAGCCGCGGCTGGGTGGAACTGAAAAGCTCCGACCCGCGCGAAACCGCTTCGGTAACGCTGAATATCCTTTCGGAAGAGGCCGACCGTGAACAGATGCGCCGCGCCTTCCGCACCACGCGCAAGATCTACAACACGGCGCCGATGGCGGACCTGATCGAAAGCGAACGCACGCCGGGCGCCCAGGTGGAAAGCGACGAGGAGCTGGACGCCTTCATCCAGGCCACCTGCTATGTCGCGCAGCATCCCACCAGCACCTGCGCCATGGGCATGGGTGAACATTCCGTGGTGGACAATGAATTGCGCGTGATCGGCGTGGAAGGGCTGCGCGTGGCCGATTGTTCCATCATGCCCACCGTTCCGGGCGGCAACACCAATCTGCCCGCCTTCATGGTTGGCGAAAAGGCGGCGGACCTGATCATGGGCCGCAGCCTGCCGCGCGCGGAGCTGCCATCCCGTGACAGGGCCACGGCGAAGGGGGAAGCGGCATGA